A stretch of the Vibrio rumoiensis genome encodes the following:
- the mobH gene encoding MobH family relaxase: MLKALNKLFGGRSGVIEATPSARVLPLKDVEDEEIPRYPPFAKGLPVAPLDKILATQAELIEKVRNSLGFTVDDFNRLVLPVIQRYAAFVHLLPASESHHHRGAGGLFRHGLEVAFWATQASESVIFSIEGTPRERRDNEPRWRLASCFSGLLHDVGKPLSDVSITDKDGSITWNPYSESLHDWAHRHGIERYFIRWRDKRHKRHEQFSLLAWHRIIPAETQEFLSKSGPSIIEAMLEAISGTTVNQPVTRLMLRADQESVSRDLRQSRLDVDEFSYGVPVERYVFDAIRRLVKTGKWKVNEPGAKVWHLNQGVFIAWKQLGDLYDLISQDKIPGIPRDPDTLADILIERGFAVPNTVQEKGERAYYRYWEVLPEMLQEATGSLKILMLRLESNDLVFTNEPPSAVAAEVVGDVEDAEIEFVDPDESDDDQDEGGVSLNDDMLAAEQEAEKALAGLGFGDAMEMLKSTSTEPEDTPAQGAAETKDSPKAPSATTPSKGKQVKAKPKKDTEEQTEKPEAKEELSPQDIAKNAPPLANDNPLQALKDVGGGLGDIDFPFDAFNASTDACIADEESLKNSNEAELEQPKPDFVPEEQNSLQDDDFPMFSGSDEPPSWAIEPLPMLAVESEEASATTEMSQANIPNQQEKDSKTLLSEMLAGYGEASALLEQAIMPVLEGKKTLGEVLCLMKGQAVILYPEGARSLGAPSEVLSKLSHANAIVPDPIMPGRKVRDFSGVKAIVLAQQLSDAVVAAIKEVEASMGGYQDVFELVSPPDSDVRKSKSAPKQQSQPMQKKNQQQKSDAGSGQAAPAKDTKGKAAQKPQKEKKGDTSSVVAGHESKPIEEKQNVARLPKREAQPEAVVVTKVEREKELGHIEVREREEQEVREFEPPKAKTNPKDIKDEDFLPPGVTPEKAILILKDMIQKRSGRWLVTPVLEEDGCLVTSDKAFDMIAGENIGINKHILCGMLSRAQKRPLLKKRQGKLYLEVDET, translated from the coding sequence ATGCTGAAAGCCCTGAACAAGTTATTTGGTGGGCGAAGTGGAGTGATCGAGGCCACGCCAAGCGCCAGAGTGTTGCCGCTTAAAGACGTGGAAGATGAAGAAATCCCTCGATACCCACCTTTTGCCAAGGGCCTGCCAGTGGCCCCACTAGACAAGATACTGGCAACCCAAGCTGAACTAATTGAGAAAGTGCGGAACTCTCTCGGTTTCACTGTGGACGACTTCAACCGGCTTGTTTTGCCAGTGATCCAACGGTATGCCGCTTTTGTTCACTTGCTGCCAGCTTCCGAATCTCACCATCACCGAGGAGCTGGTGGGTTGTTCCGGCATGGGCTTGAAGTAGCCTTTTGGGCAACTCAGGCTTCTGAGTCGGTTATTTTTTCAATCGAGGGAACGCCTCGGGAACGCCGCGACAATGAACCTCGTTGGCGATTGGCGAGTTGCTTCTCCGGGCTCCTGCATGATGTGGGCAAACCGTTGTCAGATGTGTCTATTACAGATAAAGACGGATCGATCACATGGAATCCTTATTCAGAGTCACTTCATGACTGGGCGCACCGTCACGGAATAGAGCGTTACTTTATTCGGTGGCGCGACAAGAGACACAAAAGGCATGAGCAATTCTCGCTACTGGCTTGGCATCGAATTATTCCGGCTGAGACGCAGGAGTTTCTTTCCAAGTCAGGTCCTTCCATCATCGAGGCGATGCTTGAAGCTATTTCGGGAACCACTGTCAATCAGCCTGTTACAAGACTGATGCTTCGTGCTGACCAAGAGAGTGTTTCAAGGGACCTTCGCCAAAGCCGTCTTGATGTGGACGAGTTCTCTTATGGTGTGCCAGTAGAGCGGTACGTGTTCGATGCTATCCGTCGTCTGGTGAAAACTGGGAAATGGAAAGTCAATGAGCCTGGCGCGAAAGTTTGGCATCTAAACCAAGGTGTTTTCATCGCATGGAAACAGCTTGGAGATCTCTATGATTTGATCAGTCAAGACAAAATCCCCGGCATTCCAAGAGATCCAGATACGCTGGCCGACATTCTCATCGAGCGCGGTTTTGCTGTGCCAAACACTGTGCAGGAAAAAGGTGAGCGAGCGTACTACCGATATTGGGAAGTGCTGCCGGAGATGCTCCAGGAAGCGACAGGCTCTTTGAAGATTTTGATGCTCCGCCTCGAATCAAACGACTTGGTGTTTACCAATGAGCCACCATCAGCCGTTGCAGCAGAAGTTGTTGGAGACGTTGAAGATGCTGAGATTGAGTTCGTTGACCCTGATGAGAGTGATGACGATCAAGATGAAGGCGGAGTGTCTCTGAACGATGACATGTTGGCCGCAGAGCAGGAAGCAGAGAAAGCTCTAGCCGGTCTCGGTTTCGGTGATGCGATGGAAATGCTGAAAAGCACTTCAACAGAACCCGAAGACACACCGGCCCAAGGCGCGGCTGAAACAAAGGACTCGCCTAAAGCACCATCAGCCACAACACCAAGCAAGGGAAAACAGGTTAAGGCTAAACCCAAAAAAGACACAGAAGAACAAACAGAGAAACCTGAGGCAAAAGAAGAGTTGTCACCTCAGGACATCGCCAAAAACGCGCCACCTTTGGCGAACGATAACCCTCTGCAAGCCCTCAAGGATGTTGGGGGTGGACTGGGTGACATCGACTTCCCATTTGACGCATTTAACGCATCGACTGACGCCTGCATTGCTGACGAAGAGAGCCTTAAAAACTCCAACGAGGCAGAGCTCGAACAGCCCAAGCCTGACTTCGTTCCAGAAGAACAAAACTCCCTGCAGGACGATGACTTCCCCATGTTTAGTGGTTCAGATGAGCCTCCATCATGGGCTATTGAACCATTGCCTATGTTGGCCGTTGAGTCAGAAGAGGCTTCTGCCACAACAGAAATGTCACAAGCGAACATACCTAATCAGCAGGAAAAGGACTCTAAGACATTGCTGTCTGAGATGCTTGCTGGCTATGGCGAAGCATCTGCTCTGCTTGAGCAGGCGATCATGCCTGTTCTGGAAGGGAAAAAGACGCTGGGAGAGGTTCTGTGTCTGATGAAGGGCCAAGCCGTCATCCTATACCCAGAAGGTGCTCGGTCATTAGGTGCGCCGTCAGAAGTTCTCTCAAAGCTATCCCATGCCAATGCGATTGTTCCAGACCCTATTATGCCTGGTCGTAAAGTGCGAGATTTCAGCGGTGTGAAAGCAATTGTGCTGGCGCAACAACTTTCAGATGCGGTCGTAGCGGCCATCAAGGAAGTAGAAGCGTCAATGGGTGGATACCAGGATGTCTTTGAGCTTGTGTCTCCTCCTGATTCTGATGTCAGAAAGAGCAAGTCTGCTCCGAAGCAACAAAGCCAACCGATGCAGAAAAAAAACCAACAACAGAAGTCTGATGCTGGATCAGGTCAAGCTGCACCGGCAAAAGACACGAAAGGAAAAGCTGCTCAGAAACCTCAAAAGGAGAAAAAAGGTGACACCTCCTCTGTGGTTGCGGGGCATGAAAGCAAGCCGATTGAAGAAAAACAGAACGTGGCTCGCCTCCCCAAGAGAGAGGCTCAACCCGAAGCTGTTGTAGTTACCAAAGTTGAGCGTGAAAAGGAACTTGGTCACATCGAGGTCCGAGAAAGGGAAGAGCAAGAGGTGAGGGAGTTTGAACCACCAAAGGCTAAAACAAACCCGAAAGACATCAAAGATGAAGACTTTTTGCCGCCTGGTGTTACCCCTGAGAAAGCGATTTTGATCCTCAAGGACATGATCCAGAAACGTTCGGGCAGGTGGCTAGTTACACCTGTCTTGGAAGAAGACGGCTGCTTAGTAACCAGCGATAAAGCGTTCGACATGATTGCCGGGGAAAACATCGGCATCAACAAACACATCCTCTGTGGGATGTTGAGCCGGGCACAAAAACGCCCTTTGCTCAAAAAACGTCAAGGAAAATTGTATTTAGAGGTAGATGAAACATGA